From Mustela nigripes isolate SB6536 chromosome 13, MUSNIG.SB6536, whole genome shotgun sequence, one genomic window encodes:
- the SLC24A1 gene encoding sodium/potassium/calcium exchanger 1 isoform X3, translated as MGKLIRMGTRERRFLRPKRLHWSRLLFLLGTLIIGSIYQHLRSSQGLPSLWAAVSSQYPVKLASRDLSNNDMMMVSSDPPRASSEMAGDTLVPQATVDRGEETPGITMENTPYPPRRTANTTPTTLKNNYNLTAADTERMEEDTTTTPSTVLNHYTPTSSRPTVKNHTSATPPSREMQSYHPTQAGRKVKKYTPSPLGRIVGNYSPFPLMTMTKSHGITPRTTVKDSEAMTTTKILKTNSTKRMVEETTPTTLKGEIHTTPTFLVNDIETNILTSPRSMTEENILTTTRRVDNNRSTKPRGLARKNKLTPPLETVLEDTTVISEGQVTIRTTTGSSPTETKASTATWSISNPLSRTSTSTTGISSTTFWGLAKRLSTAPRPSASSEARANPTIQVHHCVVVEPAPVVPPATSPSLTTAMIPEVPSSSPSALPPGWPDLHTKGEYPPDLFSIEQRQQGWVVLHIFGMMYVFVALAIVCDEYFVPALGVITDKLQISDDVAGATFMAAGGSAPELFTSLIGVFISHSNVGIGTIVGSAVFNILFVIGTCALFSREILNLTWWPLFRDVSFYILDLIMLIIFFLDSLIAWWESLLLLLGYAFYVFTMKWNKQVEVWVKEQLSRRPVAKVMALGDLSKPSHGAVMVDELQENKRVKVVLPAVLTRERSLASLHNSTIRSPIFQLMLHSLDPLGEARHSKDKEEESLSKQAKAKPHAKAENKPEEEEPAQLPGAMVTAPAPEVKGDQEEDPGGQEGEVAEAESTGEVTGEDAEAPGRGENGQQGGGETQLEGEGEIEAEGESEHEGEIEEGKCANECDPGGELQAEGEAVDDGGGELQAEDGEMKADEGENEEQELNAERKSEAKSDEKDRDAEGGGEGHGSEDEKEEEEEEEEEEEDEEEEEEEEEEEEEEEEEDEEANEEPLSLEWPETRKKQAIYLFLLPIVFPLWLTVPDVRRLVGETVGISEEIMGLTILAAGTSIPDLITSVIVARKGLGDMAVSSSVGSNIFDITVGLPAPWLLFSLINGLQPVPVSSNGLFCAIVLLFLMLLFVISSIASCKWRMNKILGFTMFLLYFIFLIISVMLEDRIISCPVSV; from the exons ATGGGGAAATTGATCAGAATGGGAACACGGGAGAGGCGGTTTCTCCGGCCAAAACGGCTTCATTGGAGTCGCCTCCTCTTCCTGTTGGGAACGTTGATCATCGGTTCCATCTACCAGCACCTGAGGAGCTCCCAGGGCCTCCCCTCATTGTGGGCAGCAGTGTCTTCCCAATACCCTGTAAAACTGGCCAGCCGTGACCTCTCTAACAATGATATGATGATGGTGAGCAGTGACCCTCCAAGAGCTAGCTCTGAAATGGCAGGTGATACATTGGTGCCCCAAGCTACAGTTGACAGGGGTGAAGAAACACCTGGCATAACAATGGAGAATACTCCCTATCCACCCAGAAGGACAGCCAACACCACTCCAACAACACTCAAGAATAACTATAACCTAACAGCAGCAGACACAGAAAGAATGGAGGAAGACACCACAACCACACCCAGCACAGTACTGAATCACTACACCCCAACTTCAAGCAGACCAACAGTAAAGAATCATACCTCAGCAACACCACCCAGCAGAGAAATGCAGAGCTACCACCCAACTCAGGCTGGGAGAAAGGTGAAGAAATACACCCCATCTCCACTTGGTAGAATAGTAGGCAATTATTCCCCATTCCCACTCATGACAATGACAAAGAGCCATGGGATCACCCCCAGAACAACAGTGAAAGACAGTGAAGCTATGACAACCACCAAAATATTGAAGACCAACTCTACTAAGAGAATGGTAGAGGAAACCACCCCAACTACTCTCAAGGGAGAAATTCATACAACCCCAACTTTCCTGGTAAATGACATAGAAACAAACATCTTGACTTCTCCAAGGAGTATGACAGAAGAGAACATCCTGACTACCACCAGAAGAGTGGACAATAATAGATCAACCAAGCCCCGGGGGTTAGCAAGAAAGAACAAGCTGACACCTCCTCTGGAAACGGTCCTGGAGGACACCACAGTCATCTCTGAGGGGCAAGTGACAATACGCACCACAACAGGCAGTAGCCCAACAGAAACCAAAGCCTCTACCGCTACCTGGAGTATTAGTAATCCGTTGTCTAGAACCAGTACATCGACCACTGGAATTTCTTCCACCACCTTCTGGGGGCTGGCAAAGAGACTTTCCACGGCACCAAGGCCCTCAGCATCCTCCGAGGCCAGGGCAAATCCAACCATCCAGGTCCATCACTGTGTGGTTGTGGAGCCAGCCCCAGTGGTgccccctgccacctcccccagcctGACAACAGCTATGATCCCAGAGGTGCCCAGTTCCAGTCCCTCAGCACTGCCTCCTGGCTGGCCAGACCTTCACACCAAGGGAGAGTACCCCCCAGACTTGTTCAGCATAGAGCAGCGGCAACAGGGCTGGGTGGTCCTGCACATCTTTGGCATGATGTACGTGTTTGTGGCCTTGGCCATTGTGTGCGATGAGTACTTTGTCCCAGCCCTGGGTGTCATCACAGATAAACTACAGATCTCTGATGATGTGGCGGGTGCCACCTTCATGGCTGCTGGAGGCTCTGCCCCTGAGCTCTTCACCTCCCTCATTGGCGTCTTCATCTCCCACAGCAACGTGGGCATTGGTACCATCGTGGGCTCTGCTGTGTTCAACATCCTCTTTGTCATTGGCACCTGTGCCCTCTTCTCCCGGGAGATCCTCAATCTCACATGGTGGCCCTTATTCCGTGATGTCTCTTTCTACATCCTTGACCTGATAATGCTCATTATCTTCTTCCTGGACAGCCTCATTGCCTGGTGGGAAAGCCTGCTGCTGCTGTTGGGCTATGCTTTCTATGTGTTCACCATGAAGTGGAATAAGCAGGTCGAGGTCTGGGTGAAGGAGCAGCTCAGCAGGAGGCCAGTGGCCAAGGTCATGGCCCTAGGGGACCTCAGCAAG CCCAGTCATGGGGCAGTCATGGTGGATGAGCTACAGGAAAACAAGAGGGTCAAGGTGG TGCTCCCAGCAGTGCTGACACGAGAGAGGAGCTTGGCCTCTCTGCACAACAGTACCATCCGCAGCCCCATCTTCCAGCTCATGCTCCACAGCCTGGACCCTCTGGGAGAAG CCCGCCACTCCAaggacaaggaggaggagagCTTGAGTAAGCAGGCCAAAGCCAAGCCTCATGCTAAAGCAGAGAACAAACCAGAAG aggAGGAGCCAGCCCAGCTTCCTGGGGCCATGGTCACAGCCCCTGCTCCAGAAGTCAAGGGAGATCAGGAGGAGGATCCCGGTGGTCAG GAAGGAGAGGTGGCTGAGGCTGAGAGCACAGGTGAAGTGACAGGTGAAGACGCTGAAGCTCCTGGTAGAGGTGAAAATGGACAACAAGGCGGAGGTGAAACTCAACTGGAAGGTGAAGGtgaaattgaagcagaaggagaaagtgaaCATGAAGGTGAAATCGAAGAAGGAAAATGTGCTAATGAATGTGATCCTGGAGGTGAactccaggcagaaggagaagcagttgATGACGGTGGAGGTGAACTCCAGGCAGAAGATGGTGAAATGAAAGCTGATGAGGGTGAAAATGAGGAGCAGGAACTCAATGCTGAACGTAAAAGTGAAGCCAAAAGTGATGAGAAAGATAGAGATGctgaagggggaggagaaggacaTGGAAGTGAAgatgaaaaggaggaagaagaggaggaagaggaggaagaggaagatgaggaggaggaggaggaggaagaggaggaggaggaggaggaagaggaggaagacgaGGAGGCAAATGAGGAGCCTTTGTCCCTGGAGTGGCCCGAGACGAGGAAGAAGCAGGCCATTTACCTGTTCCTTCTGCCCATTGTGTTCCCACTGTGGCTGACAGTGCCCGACGTCCGGAGGCTG GTTGGTGAAACAGTAGGGATTTCTGAAGAGATAATGGGTTTGACGATCCTAGCAGCAGGCACTTCCATTCCTGATCTCATCACCAGTGTGATTGTCGCTCGGAAAGGCCTGGGAGACATGGCCGTGTCAAGCTCTGTGGGCAGTAACATATTTGATATCACCGTGGG TCTGCCTGCCCCTTGGTTGCTCTTCTCTCTCATCAATGGATTACAGCCTGTTCCAGTCAGCAGCAATGGCTTGTTTTGTGcaattgttttgcttttcctcatGCTCTTGTTTGTGATCTCTTCAATTGCCTCATGCAAATGGAGAATGAACAAGATCCTGGGCTTCACGATGTT
- the SLC24A1 gene encoding sodium/potassium/calcium exchanger 1 isoform X4, with the protein MGKLIRMGTRERRFLRPKRLHWSRLLFLLGTLIIGSIYQHLRSSQGLPSLWAAVSSQYPVKLASRDLSNNDMMMVSSDPPRASSEMAGDTLVPQATVDRGEETPGITMENTPYPPRRTANTTPTTLKNNYNLTAADTERMEEDTTTTPSTVLNHYTPTSSRPTVKNHTSATPPSREMQSYHPTQAGRKVKKYTPSPLGRIVGNYSPFPLMTMTKSHGITPRTTVKDSEAMTTTKILKTNSTKRMVEETTPTTLKGEIHTTPTFLVNDIETNILTSPRSMTEENILTTTRRVDNNRSTKPRGLARKNKLTPPLETVLEDTTVISEGQVTIRTTTGSSPTETKASTATWSISNPLSRTSTSTTGISSTTFWGLAKRLSTAPRPSASSEARANPTIQVHHCVVVEPAPVVPPATSPSLTTAMIPEVPSSSPSALPPGWPDLHTKGEYPPDLFSIEQRQQGWVVLHIFGMMYVFVALAIVCDEYFVPALGVITDKLQISDDVAGATFMAAGGSAPELFTSLIGVFISHSNVGIGTIVGSAVFNILFVIGTCALFSREILNLTWWPLFRDVSFYILDLIMLIIFFLDSLIAWWESLLLLLGYAFYVFTMKWNKQVEVWVKEQLSRRPVAKVMALGDLSKLPAVLPAVLTRERSLASLHNSTIRSPIFQLMLHSLDPLGEARHSKDKEEESLSKQAKAKPHAKAENKPEEEEPAQLPGAMVTAPAPEVKGDQEEDPGGQEGEVAEAESTGEVTGEDAEAPGRGENGQQGGGETQLEGEGEIEAEGESEHEGEIEEGKCANECDPGGELQAEGEAVDDGGGELQAEDGEMKADEGENEEQELNAERKSEAKSDEKDRDAEGGGEGHGSEDEKEEEEEEEEEEEDEEEEEEEEEEEEEEEEEDEEANEEPLSLEWPETRKKQAIYLFLLPIVFPLWLTVPDVRRLESKKFFVLTFLGSVVWIAMFSYLMVWWAHQVGETVGISEEIMGLTILAAGTSIPDLITSVIVARKGLGDMAVSSSVGSNIFDITVG; encoded by the exons ATGGGGAAATTGATCAGAATGGGAACACGGGAGAGGCGGTTTCTCCGGCCAAAACGGCTTCATTGGAGTCGCCTCCTCTTCCTGTTGGGAACGTTGATCATCGGTTCCATCTACCAGCACCTGAGGAGCTCCCAGGGCCTCCCCTCATTGTGGGCAGCAGTGTCTTCCCAATACCCTGTAAAACTGGCCAGCCGTGACCTCTCTAACAATGATATGATGATGGTGAGCAGTGACCCTCCAAGAGCTAGCTCTGAAATGGCAGGTGATACATTGGTGCCCCAAGCTACAGTTGACAGGGGTGAAGAAACACCTGGCATAACAATGGAGAATACTCCCTATCCACCCAGAAGGACAGCCAACACCACTCCAACAACACTCAAGAATAACTATAACCTAACAGCAGCAGACACAGAAAGAATGGAGGAAGACACCACAACCACACCCAGCACAGTACTGAATCACTACACCCCAACTTCAAGCAGACCAACAGTAAAGAATCATACCTCAGCAACACCACCCAGCAGAGAAATGCAGAGCTACCACCCAACTCAGGCTGGGAGAAAGGTGAAGAAATACACCCCATCTCCACTTGGTAGAATAGTAGGCAATTATTCCCCATTCCCACTCATGACAATGACAAAGAGCCATGGGATCACCCCCAGAACAACAGTGAAAGACAGTGAAGCTATGACAACCACCAAAATATTGAAGACCAACTCTACTAAGAGAATGGTAGAGGAAACCACCCCAACTACTCTCAAGGGAGAAATTCATACAACCCCAACTTTCCTGGTAAATGACATAGAAACAAACATCTTGACTTCTCCAAGGAGTATGACAGAAGAGAACATCCTGACTACCACCAGAAGAGTGGACAATAATAGATCAACCAAGCCCCGGGGGTTAGCAAGAAAGAACAAGCTGACACCTCCTCTGGAAACGGTCCTGGAGGACACCACAGTCATCTCTGAGGGGCAAGTGACAATACGCACCACAACAGGCAGTAGCCCAACAGAAACCAAAGCCTCTACCGCTACCTGGAGTATTAGTAATCCGTTGTCTAGAACCAGTACATCGACCACTGGAATTTCTTCCACCACCTTCTGGGGGCTGGCAAAGAGACTTTCCACGGCACCAAGGCCCTCAGCATCCTCCGAGGCCAGGGCAAATCCAACCATCCAGGTCCATCACTGTGTGGTTGTGGAGCCAGCCCCAGTGGTgccccctgccacctcccccagcctGACAACAGCTATGATCCCAGAGGTGCCCAGTTCCAGTCCCTCAGCACTGCCTCCTGGCTGGCCAGACCTTCACACCAAGGGAGAGTACCCCCCAGACTTGTTCAGCATAGAGCAGCGGCAACAGGGCTGGGTGGTCCTGCACATCTTTGGCATGATGTACGTGTTTGTGGCCTTGGCCATTGTGTGCGATGAGTACTTTGTCCCAGCCCTGGGTGTCATCACAGATAAACTACAGATCTCTGATGATGTGGCGGGTGCCACCTTCATGGCTGCTGGAGGCTCTGCCCCTGAGCTCTTCACCTCCCTCATTGGCGTCTTCATCTCCCACAGCAACGTGGGCATTGGTACCATCGTGGGCTCTGCTGTGTTCAACATCCTCTTTGTCATTGGCACCTGTGCCCTCTTCTCCCGGGAGATCCTCAATCTCACATGGTGGCCCTTATTCCGTGATGTCTCTTTCTACATCCTTGACCTGATAATGCTCATTATCTTCTTCCTGGACAGCCTCATTGCCTGGTGGGAAAGCCTGCTGCTGCTGTTGGGCTATGCTTTCTATGTGTTCACCATGAAGTGGAATAAGCAGGTCGAGGTCTGGGTGAAGGAGCAGCTCAGCAGGAGGCCAGTGGCCAAGGTCATGGCCCTAGGGGACCTCAGCAAG CTCCCGGCAGTGCTCCCAGCAGTGCTGACACGAGAGAGGAGCTTGGCCTCTCTGCACAACAGTACCATCCGCAGCCCCATCTTCCAGCTCATGCTCCACAGCCTGGACCCTCTGGGAGAAG CCCGCCACTCCAaggacaaggaggaggagagCTTGAGTAAGCAGGCCAAAGCCAAGCCTCATGCTAAAGCAGAGAACAAACCAGAAG aggAGGAGCCAGCCCAGCTTCCTGGGGCCATGGTCACAGCCCCTGCTCCAGAAGTCAAGGGAGATCAGGAGGAGGATCCCGGTGGTCAG GAAGGAGAGGTGGCTGAGGCTGAGAGCACAGGTGAAGTGACAGGTGAAGACGCTGAAGCTCCTGGTAGAGGTGAAAATGGACAACAAGGCGGAGGTGAAACTCAACTGGAAGGTGAAGGtgaaattgaagcagaaggagaaagtgaaCATGAAGGTGAAATCGAAGAAGGAAAATGTGCTAATGAATGTGATCCTGGAGGTGAactccaggcagaaggagaagcagttgATGACGGTGGAGGTGAACTCCAGGCAGAAGATGGTGAAATGAAAGCTGATGAGGGTGAAAATGAGGAGCAGGAACTCAATGCTGAACGTAAAAGTGAAGCCAAAAGTGATGAGAAAGATAGAGATGctgaagggggaggagaaggacaTGGAAGTGAAgatgaaaaggaggaagaagaggaggaagaggaggaagaggaagatgaggaggaggaggaggaggaagaggaggaggaggaggaggaagaggaggaagacgaGGAGGCAAATGAGGAGCCTTTGTCCCTGGAGTGGCCCGAGACGAGGAAGAAGCAGGCCATTTACCTGTTCCTTCTGCCCATTGTGTTCCCACTGTGGCTGACAGTGCCCGACGTCCGGAGGCTG GAGTCTAAGAAGTTTTTTGTTCTTACCTTCCTGGGATCTGTCGTGTGGATTGCCATGTTCTCATACCTCATGGTATGGTGGGCTCACCAG GTTGGTGAAACAGTAGGGATTTCTGAAGAGATAATGGGTTTGACGATCCTAGCAGCAGGCACTTCCATTCCTGATCTCATCACCAGTGTGATTGTCGCTCGGAAAGGCCTGGGAGACATGGCCGTGTCAAGCTCTGTGGGCAGTAACATATTTGATATCACCGTGGGGTGA
- the SLC24A1 gene encoding sodium/potassium/calcium exchanger 1 isoform X1: MGKLIRMGTRERRFLRPKRLHWSRLLFLLGTLIIGSIYQHLRSSQGLPSLWAAVSSQYPVKLASRDLSNNDMMMVSSDPPRASSEMAGDTLVPQATVDRGEETPGITMENTPYPPRRTANTTPTTLKNNYNLTAADTERMEEDTTTTPSTVLNHYTPTSSRPTVKNHTSATPPSREMQSYHPTQAGRKVKKYTPSPLGRIVGNYSPFPLMTMTKSHGITPRTTVKDSEAMTTTKILKTNSTKRMVEETTPTTLKGEIHTTPTFLVNDIETNILTSPRSMTEENILTTTRRVDNNRSTKPRGLARKNKLTPPLETVLEDTTVISEGQVTIRTTTGSSPTETKASTATWSISNPLSRTSTSTTGISSTTFWGLAKRLSTAPRPSASSEARANPTIQVHHCVVVEPAPVVPPATSPSLTTAMIPEVPSSSPSALPPGWPDLHTKGEYPPDLFSIEQRQQGWVVLHIFGMMYVFVALAIVCDEYFVPALGVITDKLQISDDVAGATFMAAGGSAPELFTSLIGVFISHSNVGIGTIVGSAVFNILFVIGTCALFSREILNLTWWPLFRDVSFYILDLIMLIIFFLDSLIAWWESLLLLLGYAFYVFTMKWNKQVEVWVKEQLSRRPVAKVMALGDLSKPSHGAVMVDELQENKRVKVVLPAVLTRERSLASLHNSTIRSPIFQLMLHSLDPLGEARHSKDKEEESLSKQAKAKPHAKAENKPEEEEPAQLPGAMVTAPAPEVKGDQEEDPGGQEGEVAEAESTGEVTGEDAEAPGRGENGQQGGGETQLEGEGEIEAEGESEHEGEIEEGKCANECDPGGELQAEGEAVDDGGGELQAEDGEMKADEGENEEQELNAERKSEAKSDEKDRDAEGGGEGHGSEDEKEEEEEEEEEEEDEEEEEEEEEEEEEEEEEDEEANEEPLSLEWPETRKKQAIYLFLLPIVFPLWLTVPDVRRLESKKFFVLTFLGSVVWIAMFSYLMVWWAHQVGETVGISEEIMGLTILAAGTSIPDLITSVIVARKGLGDMAVSSSVGSNIFDITVGLPAPWLLFSLINGLQPVPVSSNGLFCAIVLLFLMLLFVISSIASCKWRMNKILGFTMFLLYFIFLIISVMLEDRIISCPVSV, translated from the exons ATGGGGAAATTGATCAGAATGGGAACACGGGAGAGGCGGTTTCTCCGGCCAAAACGGCTTCATTGGAGTCGCCTCCTCTTCCTGTTGGGAACGTTGATCATCGGTTCCATCTACCAGCACCTGAGGAGCTCCCAGGGCCTCCCCTCATTGTGGGCAGCAGTGTCTTCCCAATACCCTGTAAAACTGGCCAGCCGTGACCTCTCTAACAATGATATGATGATGGTGAGCAGTGACCCTCCAAGAGCTAGCTCTGAAATGGCAGGTGATACATTGGTGCCCCAAGCTACAGTTGACAGGGGTGAAGAAACACCTGGCATAACAATGGAGAATACTCCCTATCCACCCAGAAGGACAGCCAACACCACTCCAACAACACTCAAGAATAACTATAACCTAACAGCAGCAGACACAGAAAGAATGGAGGAAGACACCACAACCACACCCAGCACAGTACTGAATCACTACACCCCAACTTCAAGCAGACCAACAGTAAAGAATCATACCTCAGCAACACCACCCAGCAGAGAAATGCAGAGCTACCACCCAACTCAGGCTGGGAGAAAGGTGAAGAAATACACCCCATCTCCACTTGGTAGAATAGTAGGCAATTATTCCCCATTCCCACTCATGACAATGACAAAGAGCCATGGGATCACCCCCAGAACAACAGTGAAAGACAGTGAAGCTATGACAACCACCAAAATATTGAAGACCAACTCTACTAAGAGAATGGTAGAGGAAACCACCCCAACTACTCTCAAGGGAGAAATTCATACAACCCCAACTTTCCTGGTAAATGACATAGAAACAAACATCTTGACTTCTCCAAGGAGTATGACAGAAGAGAACATCCTGACTACCACCAGAAGAGTGGACAATAATAGATCAACCAAGCCCCGGGGGTTAGCAAGAAAGAACAAGCTGACACCTCCTCTGGAAACGGTCCTGGAGGACACCACAGTCATCTCTGAGGGGCAAGTGACAATACGCACCACAACAGGCAGTAGCCCAACAGAAACCAAAGCCTCTACCGCTACCTGGAGTATTAGTAATCCGTTGTCTAGAACCAGTACATCGACCACTGGAATTTCTTCCACCACCTTCTGGGGGCTGGCAAAGAGACTTTCCACGGCACCAAGGCCCTCAGCATCCTCCGAGGCCAGGGCAAATCCAACCATCCAGGTCCATCACTGTGTGGTTGTGGAGCCAGCCCCAGTGGTgccccctgccacctcccccagcctGACAACAGCTATGATCCCAGAGGTGCCCAGTTCCAGTCCCTCAGCACTGCCTCCTGGCTGGCCAGACCTTCACACCAAGGGAGAGTACCCCCCAGACTTGTTCAGCATAGAGCAGCGGCAACAGGGCTGGGTGGTCCTGCACATCTTTGGCATGATGTACGTGTTTGTGGCCTTGGCCATTGTGTGCGATGAGTACTTTGTCCCAGCCCTGGGTGTCATCACAGATAAACTACAGATCTCTGATGATGTGGCGGGTGCCACCTTCATGGCTGCTGGAGGCTCTGCCCCTGAGCTCTTCACCTCCCTCATTGGCGTCTTCATCTCCCACAGCAACGTGGGCATTGGTACCATCGTGGGCTCTGCTGTGTTCAACATCCTCTTTGTCATTGGCACCTGTGCCCTCTTCTCCCGGGAGATCCTCAATCTCACATGGTGGCCCTTATTCCGTGATGTCTCTTTCTACATCCTTGACCTGATAATGCTCATTATCTTCTTCCTGGACAGCCTCATTGCCTGGTGGGAAAGCCTGCTGCTGCTGTTGGGCTATGCTTTCTATGTGTTCACCATGAAGTGGAATAAGCAGGTCGAGGTCTGGGTGAAGGAGCAGCTCAGCAGGAGGCCAGTGGCCAAGGTCATGGCCCTAGGGGACCTCAGCAAG CCCAGTCATGGGGCAGTCATGGTGGATGAGCTACAGGAAAACAAGAGGGTCAAGGTGG TGCTCCCAGCAGTGCTGACACGAGAGAGGAGCTTGGCCTCTCTGCACAACAGTACCATCCGCAGCCCCATCTTCCAGCTCATGCTCCACAGCCTGGACCCTCTGGGAGAAG CCCGCCACTCCAaggacaaggaggaggagagCTTGAGTAAGCAGGCCAAAGCCAAGCCTCATGCTAAAGCAGAGAACAAACCAGAAG aggAGGAGCCAGCCCAGCTTCCTGGGGCCATGGTCACAGCCCCTGCTCCAGAAGTCAAGGGAGATCAGGAGGAGGATCCCGGTGGTCAG GAAGGAGAGGTGGCTGAGGCTGAGAGCACAGGTGAAGTGACAGGTGAAGACGCTGAAGCTCCTGGTAGAGGTGAAAATGGACAACAAGGCGGAGGTGAAACTCAACTGGAAGGTGAAGGtgaaattgaagcagaaggagaaagtgaaCATGAAGGTGAAATCGAAGAAGGAAAATGTGCTAATGAATGTGATCCTGGAGGTGAactccaggcagaaggagaagcagttgATGACGGTGGAGGTGAACTCCAGGCAGAAGATGGTGAAATGAAAGCTGATGAGGGTGAAAATGAGGAGCAGGAACTCAATGCTGAACGTAAAAGTGAAGCCAAAAGTGATGAGAAAGATAGAGATGctgaagggggaggagaaggacaTGGAAGTGAAgatgaaaaggaggaagaagaggaggaagaggaggaagaggaagatgaggaggaggaggaggaggaagaggaggaggaggaggaggaagaggaggaagacgaGGAGGCAAATGAGGAGCCTTTGTCCCTGGAGTGGCCCGAGACGAGGAAGAAGCAGGCCATTTACCTGTTCCTTCTGCCCATTGTGTTCCCACTGTGGCTGACAGTGCCCGACGTCCGGAGGCTG GAGTCTAAGAAGTTTTTTGTTCTTACCTTCCTGGGATCTGTCGTGTGGATTGCCATGTTCTCATACCTCATGGTATGGTGGGCTCACCAG GTTGGTGAAACAGTAGGGATTTCTGAAGAGATAATGGGTTTGACGATCCTAGCAGCAGGCACTTCCATTCCTGATCTCATCACCAGTGTGATTGTCGCTCGGAAAGGCCTGGGAGACATGGCCGTGTCAAGCTCTGTGGGCAGTAACATATTTGATATCACCGTGGG TCTGCCTGCCCCTTGGTTGCTCTTCTCTCTCATCAATGGATTACAGCCTGTTCCAGTCAGCAGCAATGGCTTGTTTTGTGcaattgttttgcttttcctcatGCTCTTGTTTGTGATCTCTTCAATTGCCTCATGCAAATGGAGAATGAACAAGATCCTGGGCTTCACGATGTT